A part of Limihaloglobus sulfuriphilus genomic DNA contains:
- the holA gene encoding DNA polymerase III subunit delta, producing the protein MAKQKQTKPAPIYVIAGKDSFLVSRQLEPIIDSLLEPDEKEMGYLVVEGAKADAAEILDELRTLPFLSSRRVVYVRQADSFVSDNRPVLENYLDSPAKSGVLIMHVETWRKNTKLAKKVDQCGVAIDTGEIKPWELADFALRYAQSEHGKTLTKRSAELLVEFTGDEPGRICSEIDKLAVYAINDKNITEEHISTLTGNNREYDIFKVIDAMATANTSQAVARLRNMFTASPDAAFTVVAALASHFRRMFRVKNLQQQRLSQQQICTKMGMSSWWLNKFLRQANLQKWQFSDLAGIIKALARTDYEAKTGQTDLTAAVEQIIVKACLRMKRR; encoded by the coding sequence CAAAACCCGCACCGATATACGTGATTGCGGGAAAGGATTCATTTCTGGTTTCACGCCAGCTGGAGCCGATTATAGATTCACTGCTCGAACCCGACGAAAAGGAGATGGGCTACCTCGTAGTGGAAGGTGCCAAAGCCGATGCCGCGGAGATTCTCGATGAACTGCGAACCTTGCCGTTCCTTTCATCAAGGCGTGTGGTGTATGTGCGGCAGGCGGATTCATTTGTGAGCGATAACCGCCCGGTACTCGAAAACTATCTTGACTCTCCGGCTAAAAGCGGCGTGCTTATTATGCACGTTGAAACATGGAGAAAGAACACAAAACTTGCAAAAAAAGTTGACCAGTGCGGCGTCGCCATAGATACCGGCGAGATAAAGCCCTGGGAGCTTGCGGATTTTGCCCTGCGGTACGCACAATCCGAACACGGCAAAACCCTGACAAAACGTTCTGCTGAGCTGCTTGTCGAGTTTACAGGCGATGAACCCGGAAGAATCTGCTCTGAAATAGACAAACTTGCGGTGTACGCTATCAATGACAAAAACATCACCGAAGAGCATATATCGACACTTACCGGAAACAACCGCGAATATGACATATTCAAGGTCATTGATGCTATGGCAACGGCCAACACTTCACAGGCGGTAGCAAGACTGAGAAACATGTTCACCGCCAGCCCGGACGCGGCATTTACAGTGGTAGCAGCACTTGCATCGCATTTTAGACGCATGTTCAGGGTCAAAAACCTTCAGCAGCAGCGATTGTCTCAACAGCAGATATGCACTAAAATGGGAATGAGCAGCTGGTGGCTGAATAAATTTCTTCGGCAGGCAAACCTTCAAAAGTGGCAGTTCAGTGACCTGGCAGGAATCATTAAAGCCCTTGCCAGAACAGATTATGAGGCCAAAACAGGACAGACTGACCTTACAGCCGCCGTTGAGCAAATCATTGTAAAGGCGTGCCTGCGAATGAAACGGCGATGA